In the genome of Mytilus edulis chromosome 14, xbMytEdul2.2, whole genome shotgun sequence, the window GCCTTTCTGGTAagtacattttattatatttcatctttCTCTCATGCAAAGAAGTATGTTCTTTTAGGATAAGGAGAACTGTCCTGCTTCCTTGTGTAAACTTCTTTCTTCATTGCCCAAACTTTGATGGTCCTAGTAGAGAATTTAGTGAATTGAAAAATGAATATTCTAGGGACCGTTATGCCCAAATTTTCCTTGGGtctggacttagtttttttttgctattaatctttaaaaaagtGGTTGAAGGCTTTgtgcatttatttataaaaaatatatcaggCAGTTGAGATGAATAGTCTCCGTTTTCATGgtttaaatttaatttgacaATAATATTTTTCATTGTACACATTGACATGAATATGTTTTGTTTCAGGCGCATTTGGAAAAGCTAAAGAGACAGAACAAGTACCGTATGGTATCCATCCAATGTTTAAAGCCAGTGCCAAAATTCAAGAACCTGCACCAGTAGCTATTACACCACTGAATGACAGAATAGTGAATGCAGAATCAATGGTTTTATCATTTGTGGCAGAGAACTCACTGTCCTTTTCACTTGTTCCTGGACTGATAGACCTATCAAAAACTTTGGCCAGGGATAAAAAGGCATTAGACTCATTGAACATGAACAGGACAACTGCTTCTTACAAAACTAGGTTTGGTGTTGGAAAAACATTCCAAGATAATGTGATAGAGGAAATGAGGTCCAATCAGTTTTCTCTAAACATGGACGAATCAACCAGTTCAAATTTTCAGAAGGTTCTGACAATTCTTGTTAGCTATTTCTGTTCAGTGAAAAATGAAGTTGTCATTCATCACTTTAAATCAGTGACATGTATTAAAGTCAATAGTGAATCACTGTTTAAGAAATTGGTAACACTCATGGAAGAAAACAGTATACCATGGACAAATCTAATGTCTGTTTTGATGGACTCCTGCAATGTGATGCGTGGGTCAAAATCAGGACTTGAAACCAGGATAAGGACGGACAAGGCACCTCATTTGTTAGATGTTGATGGGGATGTGTGTCATCATGTTCACAATGCAGCAAAGGCATTCTGTAAGCCATTCAAGTCCTTCATTGAACTTCTGTATTATGACTTGTTCAGCGACTTCAAGTGGTCACCAGATCTTAGAGAGATGTTTCAAGAGATTTGTATAATGCTTAACATTAAGTATACAATGCCACAGAGATATGTCAGTCATAGATGGCTATCTGTATACGATGTAACCTTAGACACTTTAAGGCTCTTTGATGCATTGACAGTGTTTTATTTCCCCCTGCTAACTGAATCAGAGAGAGTCAAGTATCTACCTACAATTGTAGAAGTGTACCACAGGCTAGGAGTATCACAGTCTTCTAGAGAAAGAATATCAGAAATTAGAAAGGTATTACAGTTAATGCAaaagttttttgtttgaatttttcaacatttaattttttttaactacaaaGTAATTTAAAACTGCATCAGTCGCATGATATTAACTTTTAACAGTACTTGTTTGTTTATGTGCATgatgtttaattttgaaattttaatttgacTTAACCATTTTAATTAACATTGTAAATGCAGCGTAAATTAATGATtgatttaacaattttattttcagtgATGCATATTGTTTTGATTAGAAGTGCAGCATGTTGTTGTTTttaacagttatttttttcagttgagcatgtttgtttaatttaacaattttattttcagttcAGCATGATCCTTCCCTAACTTCAGATCCATAGTCTATTGGTGAGTAATGTTTCATTTCTATGCCAATATAGTCAGGAAACTTGAATAATATGAGATGTTCATTCAATCTTTTCTTAGAATTCTTTTATCAAAAGTTGGAAGAGTTAATATTGggatttctttatttatattttagcaaTTAACTACAATTATAAATAAACCAAAATGATGTATTtccaaaataaacatattttatcaattatattattttcatttgatgaaatgaaattaaatatgtatCTATTGTAAATTGTATGTATTTTGagatcttttaaaagtattttgagGTCAGACTATATTTTTTCCAGGACCTTACCCAGAAACAGCTAACAAAAGAGGGCAGAGACAGAAAAGATAGAATCATTAATAAGATTTTTACAGAGAGAACATTATCAAAGATGGTTATGGGACTTTACTCATCAGTATTTCCTCTGTTGAAGAACTTTGTTTTACTGTTTGAGATGAAGGAGCCTCTCATCCACCAACTCCATGAAGAACAGGTATGTGTATGATATAAATTGTCAAATTCTACAccacaaataaatattttcattggATTTCTGGTTGatggtattttaaaagtttctacCAATAAATTGTGATAGTGTTTTCTGAATGTTGTATGTTTTTATAGTATGAGTAATTTTGTGCATTTGACACATAACTTTACTTTTACACATGTTGATTGCAGTTTAATTTCCCAATTTTACTTTACAGGTGAAATTATTCAAAGAATTTCTTGGTTGTTATGTTAAACCAGAAGTAATCCTATTGGGGACATCTTCtcttaaattgaaaaaacttgacATAAAGACTACAGGGAATTTGTTAAAACCAGAGAGGATGTTTTTGGGAGCTAAAGCTACTAAGCTGATCCAGAGcttgtccacaagagaccatgtTGTTAAAACTTTCCTGAAAcaggtatatatttttatatttttaaagctGTTCCTTTGacatgtatttgttattttatatgaGCACATATATGAACTGCTTTTGGATAACTATGGTGcttgaaatatttgttatatcaaatgctgattgtatattttaaatatatctgaatcagttaattttattttttagattttaaaaaaaatatatataagtaacTAAATAGAATTGATGATATCTGATGATATAAACATTGTGTTGCtgaaagaaatgttttttttttcaatcatattaaattataaaaaaatgtttaccatTTCAGGTAGAGGAAGCTTATACTGCCTGTGGAAAGACATTACAGGAAAAACTTGCTCTGAGTAACACTTTCCTCAAAGCAGTTTCAGCCATTCATCCTGATGCTAGTGGACATTCAATCACTCTGACATTCTTGCAGAAACTTCCAAATTTGGCTCCAAATGTTTTAAAAGAGGAAGAAACTAACACATACGATTTAGAAATTAGAAAATATCAAACTGATGACCTTCCTGAATTTGAAGATGGAACCAGAATTGACCATTGGTGGGGTAAAGATGACATCAGGAAAAGATATCCATGTCTCTGCAAAATGGTGAGGTCTTTACTGTCATGTTTTCATGGGCCTCAAGTAGAATCTTCCTTCAACATCATGAATGACATCATAGACAATAAGTCTGGAAGAATCAATATTGAGACATACAATGCAATTCAAAACATTAAGTATAGTCTCAAAGCCTGTGAAAAGGGTGCAATTACCTTTCACAACAAGAAAGATTTTCTTCATGAAGGCATAGATCCAAAACTTGTTAGAAACATGAGGACATCATGCAAGCAATATAAGCTTGAGTTAGAGATGAAAAGAAGTGCTCTAGAAGAGAAAAAGAAGAGGTTGAATGTAACAACAAAGACAGCAATGGTTACAAAGAGGAAAGCTAAAGAACTGTGTGCTAAAGCAGCCAAGAAAGCAAGAAAAACTCATCAGCAATGTATTGCAAGAGGGTCAAGTATTGCAAAG includes:
- the LOC139503890 gene encoding uncharacterized protein isoform X1: MVMGLYSSVFPLLKNFVLLFEMKEPLIHQLHEEQVKLFKEFLGCYVKPEVILLGTSSLKLKKLDIKTTGNLLKPERMFLGAKATKLIQSLSTRDHVVKTFLKQVEEAYTACGKTLQEKLALSNTFLKAVSAIHPDASGHSITLTFLQKLPNLAPNVLKEEETNTYDLEIRKYQTDDLPEFEDGTRIDHWWGKDDIRKRYPCLCKMVRSLLSCFHGPQVESSFNIMNDIIDNKSGRINIETYNAIQNIKYSLKACEKGAITFHNKKDFLHEGIDPKLVRNMRTSCKQYKLELEMKRSALEEKKKRLNVTTKTAMVTKRKAKELCAKAAKKARKTHQQCIARGSSIAKKN
- the LOC139503890 gene encoding uncharacterized protein isoform X2 encodes the protein MFKASAKIQEPAPVAITPLNDRIVNAESMVLSFVAENSLSFSLVPGLIDLSKTLARDKKALDSLNMNRTTASYKTRFGVGKTFQDNVIEEMRSNQFSLNMDESTSSNFQKVLTILVSYFCSVKNEVVIHHFKSVTCIKVNSESLFKKLVTLMEENSIPWTNLMSVLMDSCNVMRGSKSGLETRIRTDKAPHLLDVDGDVCHHVHNAAKAFCKPFKSFIELLYYDLFSDFKWSPDLREMFQEICIMLNIKYTMPQRYVSHRWLSVYDVTLDTLRLFDALTVFYFPLLTESERVKYLPTIVEVYHRLGVSQSSRERISEIRKFSMILP